A genomic region of Desulfatiglans anilini DSM 4660 contains the following coding sequences:
- a CDS encoding group II intron maturase-specific domain-containing protein produces the protein MSKRLKLKVNRNKTAVVRPQERKFLGFSFTSGRKLKIKLSGKALKNAKYRIKRITRRSRGVNLQQIIKELNVFTCGWVGYYRLIETPTVLRDLDSWIRRRLRCFVMKKWINNCHTRYNGLLALGVSDRNAKPVAGSRKGPWAMSNMKPVQVGMPNHFFAKRGLQPLLNQYNRLVTAI, from the coding sequence TTGAGCAAGAGATTGAAACTCAAGGTCAACCGTAATAAAACGGCTGTGGTCAGGCCCCAAGAGCGGAAGTTCCTTGGGTTCAGCTTTACATCGGGCCGGAAACTTAAGATAAAGCTCTCAGGAAAAGCCCTCAAAAACGCCAAATATCGGATCAAACGGATTACGCGCAGATCCAGAGGGGTCAACCTGCAGCAAATTATCAAAGAGCTGAATGTGTTTACCTGTGGATGGGTCGGCTATTATCGACTCATTGAGACGCCAACTGTTCTGAGGGATTTGGACAGCTGGATACGCCGGAGACTCCGCTGTTTCGTAATGAAGAAGTGGATCAACAACTGCCACACCAGGTACAACGGCCTGCTGGCGCTTGGCGTCAGTGACCGGAATGCCAAACCGGTAGCCGGGTCCCGAAAGGGCCCGTGGGCAATGTCCAACATGAAACCGGTCCAGGTGGGCATGCCGAATCACTTTTTTGCTAAAAGAGGCCTACAACCGTTACTCAATCAGTATAACAGGTTGGTTACTGCTATATGA